The following are from one region of the Mesorhizobium sp. B4-1-4 genome:
- the recA gene encoding recombinase RecA: MAQNTLRLVEDKAVDKSKALDAALSQIERAFGKGSIMRLGANEQVVEIETVPTGSLGLDIALGVGGLPRGRIIEIYGPESSGKTTLALHTVAEAQKKGGICAFVDAEHALDPVYARKLGVDLENLLISQPDTGEQALEICDTLVRSGAIDVLVVDSVAALTPRAEIEGEMGDSLPGLQARLMSQALRKLTASISRSNTMVIFINQIRMKIGVMFGSPETTTGGNALKFYASVRLDIRRIGSVKDRDEVVGNQTRVKVVKNKLAPPFKVVEFDIMYGEGVSKTGELVDLGVKAGVVEKSGAWFSYNSQRLGQGRENAKLFLRDNPDTAREIELALRQNAGLIAEKFLENGGSEGGEDGFEDEAGAM; encoded by the coding sequence ATGGCTCAGAATACTTTGCGGCTTGTAGAGGATAAGGCAGTGGACAAATCAAAGGCTCTGGATGCGGCGCTGTCGCAAATCGAGCGGGCTTTCGGCAAGGGCTCGATCATGCGGCTCGGCGCCAACGAGCAGGTCGTCGAGATCGAAACAGTGCCGACCGGGTCGCTCGGCCTCGACATCGCGCTCGGCGTCGGCGGCCTGCCGCGCGGCCGCATCATCGAGATCTACGGGCCGGAAAGCTCTGGCAAGACGACGCTGGCCCTGCACACCGTGGCTGAAGCCCAGAAGAAGGGCGGCATCTGCGCCTTCGTCGATGCCGAGCACGCGCTCGATCCTGTCTATGCCCGCAAGCTCGGCGTCGATCTCGAAAACCTCCTGATTTCACAGCCCGACACCGGCGAGCAGGCACTGGAGATCTGCGACACGTTGGTGCGCTCCGGCGCCATCGACGTGCTGGTGGTCGATTCGGTGGCAGCGCTGACGCCGCGTGCCGAAATCGAAGGCGAGATGGGCGATTCGCTGCCCGGCCTGCAGGCCCGGCTGATGAGCCAGGCGCTGCGCAAGCTGACCGCTTCGATCTCACGTTCCAACACCATGGTCATCTTCATCAATCAGATCCGCATGAAGATCGGCGTCATGTTCGGTTCGCCCGAAACCACCACGGGCGGCAACGCTTTGAAATTCTATGCATCGGTGCGCCTCGACATCCGCCGCATCGGCTCGGTCAAGGACCGCGACGAGGTCGTCGGCAACCAGACCCGCGTCAAGGTGGTCAAGAACAAGCTGGCGCCGCCCTTCAAAGTGGTCGAGTTCGATATCATGTACGGCGAAGGCGTGTCCAAGACCGGCGAACTGGTCGATCTTGGCGTCAAGGCTGGTGTGGTCGAGAAGTCGGGCGCCTGGTTCTCCTACAATTCGCAGCGCCTCGGCCAGGGCCGCGAGAATGCAAAACTGTTCCTGCGCGACAATCCCGACACCGCGCGCGAGATCGAACTGGCGCTCAGGCAGAACGCCGGATTGATCGCCGAGAAATTCCTTGAAAATGGCGGTTCTGAAGGTGGCGAAGACGGTTTTGAGGACGAAGCCGGCGCGATGTAG
- the alaS gene encoding alanine--tRNA ligase — translation MSGVNEIRSTFLDYFRKEGHEVVASSPLVPRNDPTLMFTNAGMVQFKNVFTGLEKRTYSRATTAQKSVRAGGKHNDLDNVGYTARHLTFFEMLGNFSFGDYFKERAIELAWNLITREFGLKKDKLLVTVYHTDDEAAGFWKKIAGFSDDRIIRIATSDNFWAMGDTGPCGPCSEIFIDRGEHIWGGPPGSPEEDGDRFLEFWNLVFMQYEQVTKEQRIDLPRPSIDTGMGLERMASILQGVESVFETDLFRHLIDAASSALGRAPGAETVASYRVIADHLRSSSFLVADGVLPSNEGRGYVLRRIMRRAMRHAQLLGARDPLMWKLMPALVREMGQAYPELVRGEEMITETLKLEETRFRKTLVRGLGLLSEATEKLHAGDMLDGETAFKLYDTYGFPLDLTQDALRQRNISVDLAGFTDAMERQRTEARAHWAGSGEAATETVWFPIREKTGATEFLGYETEQAEGLVQALVREGKTVDSAGKGEAVAVVVNQTPFYAESGGQMGDTGVISGEGFSMEVSDTQKKADGLFVHIGKVINGTVKTGAAVELKVDHNRRSRLRANHSATHLIHEALREVLGTHVAQKGSLVAPERLRFDISHNKPISAEELEEVERMANEIVVQNSPVTTRLMSVDDAIAEGAMALFGEKYGDEVRVVSMGTGLHGAKANRPYSVELCGGTHVRATGDIGLVRIVSDSAVAAGVRRIEALTGEAARKHLDEQDRRLKTAAATLKISPADVPARVEALLEERKKLEKELTEARKKLALGGAGAGAPAENEVVAGVGFLGKAVSGVSPKDLKPLADAGKTSLGSGVVVFVGASEDNKASVVVAVTDDLVGRFSAVDLVRVASAALGGQGGGGRPDMAQAGGPDASKANDAIAAVRAALEAA, via the coding sequence ATGAGTGGCGTGAACGAGATCCGGTCGACATTTCTCGACTATTTCCGCAAGGAGGGCCATGAGGTCGTGGCCTCGAGCCCACTCGTGCCGCGCAACGATCCGACCTTGATGTTCACCAATGCCGGCATGGTGCAGTTCAAGAACGTCTTCACCGGTTTGGAGAAGCGGACTTATTCGCGCGCCACCACCGCCCAGAAGAGCGTTCGCGCCGGCGGCAAGCACAATGACCTCGACAATGTCGGCTACACCGCGCGCCATCTCACCTTCTTCGAGATGCTCGGCAATTTCTCCTTCGGCGACTATTTCAAGGAGCGCGCCATCGAGCTTGCCTGGAACCTGATCACCCGGGAGTTCGGGCTGAAGAAGGACAAGCTGCTGGTCACCGTCTATCACACCGACGACGAGGCGGCCGGCTTCTGGAAGAAGATTGCCGGTTTCTCGGACGATCGCATCATCCGCATCGCGACCTCGGACAATTTCTGGGCGATGGGCGACACCGGTCCCTGCGGGCCGTGCTCGGAAATCTTCATCGATCGTGGCGAGCACATCTGGGGTGGACCTCCCGGCAGTCCTGAGGAAGACGGCGACCGGTTTCTCGAATTCTGGAACCTGGTGTTCATGCAGTATGAACAGGTGACGAAGGAGCAGCGCATCGACCTGCCGCGCCCGTCGATCGACACCGGCATGGGCCTGGAGCGCATGGCCTCCATCCTGCAAGGGGTGGAAAGCGTCTTCGAGACCGACCTGTTCCGCCACCTGATCGATGCGGCGTCGTCCGCGCTTGGGCGGGCGCCTGGCGCGGAAACGGTGGCGTCCTACCGCGTCATTGCGGATCACCTGCGCTCGTCCTCCTTCCTGGTGGCCGACGGCGTGCTGCCGTCGAACGAAGGCCGCGGTTATGTGCTGCGCCGCATCATGCGCCGCGCCATGCGCCATGCGCAGTTGCTCGGCGCCCGCGATCCGCTGATGTGGAAGCTGATGCCGGCGCTGGTGCGCGAGATGGGCCAGGCCTATCCCGAGCTGGTGCGCGGCGAAGAGATGATTACCGAAACCCTGAAACTCGAGGAAACCCGCTTCCGCAAGACGCTGGTGCGCGGCCTTGGCCTGCTGTCGGAGGCGACGGAAAAGCTCCATGCCGGCGACATGCTGGACGGCGAGACTGCGTTCAAACTTTATGACACCTATGGCTTCCCGCTCGACCTGACGCAGGACGCGCTGCGGCAGCGCAACATCTCGGTCGATCTTGCCGGCTTCACCGACGCGATGGAACGGCAGAGGACCGAGGCGCGCGCTCACTGGGCAGGCTCCGGCGAGGCCGCGACCGAGACGGTCTGGTTCCCGATCCGCGAGAAGACCGGCGCCACCGAATTCCTCGGCTATGAGACAGAGCAAGCGGAAGGTCTCGTCCAGGCGCTGGTCAGGGAAGGCAAGACCGTGGACAGCGCCGGCAAGGGTGAAGCTGTTGCCGTGGTTGTCAACCAGACGCCGTTCTATGCCGAATCCGGCGGCCAGATGGGCGACACCGGCGTCATTTCGGGCGAGGGGTTCTCGATGGAGGTCTCCGACACGCAGAAGAAGGCGGATGGGCTGTTCGTGCATATCGGCAAGGTGATTAACGGCACGGTCAAGACGGGCGCCGCCGTCGAGCTGAAGGTCGACCATAACAGGCGCTCCAGGTTGCGCGCGAACCATTCGGCGACGCATCTCATCCATGAGGCGTTGCGCGAAGTGCTGGGCACCCATGTCGCCCAGAAGGGCTCGTTGGTCGCGCCCGAGCGGCTGCGCTTCGACATCTCGCACAACAAGCCGATCTCGGCCGAGGAACTCGAAGAAGTCGAGCGCATGGCCAACGAGATCGTCGTGCAGAACAGCCCGGTGACCACGCGGCTGATGTCGGTCGACGACGCCATTGCCGAGGGCGCCATGGCGCTGTTCGGCGAGAAGTACGGCGACGAGGTGCGCGTCGTGTCGATGGGCACTGGACTGCATGGCGCCAAGGCCAACCGGCCCTATTCGGTCGAGCTTTGCGGCGGCACCCATGTCAGGGCGACCGGCGATATCGGCCTTGTGCGCATCGTCTCGGACAGCGCGGTCGCCGCCGGTGTGCGCCGGATAGAGGCGCTGACCGGCGAAGCCGCGCGTAAGCATCTCGACGAGCAGGATCGGCGCCTTAAGACGGCTGCGGCGACCCTGAAGATTTCACCGGCCGACGTGCCGGCGCGTGTCGAGGCTTTGCTCGAAGAGCGCAAGAAGCTCGAGAAGGAACTGACCGAAGCGCGCAAGAAACTGGCGCTGGGCGGTGCGGGGGCTGGTGCGCCAGCTGAAAACGAAGTGGTGGCGGGCGTCGGCTTCCTCGGCAAGGCGGTCTCCGGTGTTTCGCCGAAGGATCTGAAGCCGCTGGCCGATGCCGGCAAGACCTCGCTCGGCTCCGGCGTCGTCGTCTTTGTCGGCGCCAGCGAGGACAACAAGGCGAGCGTCGTCGTCGCCGTGACCGATGACCTCGTCGGCCGCTTCAGCGCCGTAGACCTGGTGCGCGTGGCGTCCGCCGCATTGGGCGGGCAGGGCGGTGGCGGCCGGCCTGATATGGCGCAGGCTGGCGGCCCGGACGCGTCGAAGGCCAATGACGCGATCGCGGCGGTGAGGGCGGCGCTCGAAGCAGCATGA
- a CDS encoding NAD(P)H-binding protein has protein sequence MNVLVLGGYGLIGEAVLERLLQDGHHLLGLGRDIGQARRRRPRVQWIAADMSRLLSAADWIPLLAGVEVVVNAAGALQDGPRDQLDAIHRRSVAALIAACEQVGVNQLVQISAIGADIASDSTFFRTKAEGDRAVASSSLNWTILRPGLVIAPAAYGGTALLRALAASPAIIPVTLADRPIQTVSVTDVAEAVSRAVAGRLACGQIIDRSSNGPGLLPTSCLSFVLGSACPRRRS, from the coding sequence ATGAACGTCCTCGTTCTAGGCGGCTACGGACTGATCGGAGAGGCCGTCCTTGAACGGTTGCTTCAAGACGGCCACCACCTACTCGGCCTGGGCCGCGATATCGGACAGGCGCGGCGCCGCAGACCCCGCGTCCAGTGGATCGCGGCGGATATGTCGCGACTGCTCTCAGCGGCCGACTGGATTCCCCTGCTTGCCGGCGTGGAAGTGGTGGTGAACGCCGCAGGCGCTTTGCAGGATGGTCCTCGTGATCAGCTGGATGCGATCCACCGGCGTTCGGTCGCCGCGCTCATCGCCGCCTGTGAACAGGTGGGTGTGAACCAATTGGTACAGATTTCCGCGATTGGCGCAGATATCGCTTCCGACAGCACCTTTTTCCGGACCAAGGCGGAAGGTGACCGCGCCGTCGCTTCGTCGTCTCTGAACTGGACGATCCTGCGGCCCGGTCTGGTCATCGCGCCCGCCGCCTATGGCGGGACGGCTTTGTTGCGCGCGCTTGCCGCGAGTCCAGCAATTATCCCCGTAACGTTGGCGGATCGGCCGATCCAGACCGTATCGGTAACGGATGTCGCCGAGGCGGTATCGCGTGCGGTCGCCGGACGTCTGGCATGCGGGCAGATTATCGATCGGTCGAGCAACGGGCCAGGCCTCTTGCCGACGTCCTGCTTGAGTTTCGTGCTTGGCTCGGCCTGCCCAAGGCGCCGGTCGTGA
- a CDS encoding DoxX-like family protein: MTVPAIVGRLASGIADGLGALGWRSPLRSAALAALKQGVTGNAKAWTEITGRPPQSLEATLAAMPAHVQERWFARLWLLKPVVFAVLSMFWLASGIVGFIRQDAAADILASRGLSPALALWMVLAGSVADILVGAAVLVRWLARAGLMAMIAITLVYLGAATVLAPDIWLDPLGPLVKTVPALCLVLVALAILEER; the protein is encoded by the coding sequence GTGACGGTGCCGGCAATCGTCGGGAGGCTCGCCAGCGGCATCGCCGATGGACTTGGCGCTCTCGGGTGGCGGTCTCCCTTGCGCAGTGCGGCACTTGCCGCGCTGAAGCAAGGCGTTACCGGCAACGCCAAGGCCTGGACCGAAATTACCGGCCGTCCGCCGCAGTCGCTGGAAGCTACGCTGGCGGCAATGCCCGCACATGTTCAGGAGAGGTGGTTTGCGCGCCTGTGGCTGCTGAAACCGGTCGTGTTTGCCGTCCTGTCGATGTTCTGGTTGGCCTCCGGCATCGTCGGCTTCATCAGACAGGATGCAGCTGCGGACATTCTGGCATCGCGCGGCCTGTCGCCCGCTCTTGCGCTCTGGATGGTTCTCGCCGGAAGCGTCGCCGACATCCTGGTCGGCGCCGCCGTTTTGGTACGTTGGCTGGCTCGGGCGGGGCTGATGGCGATGATTGCCATCACCTTGGTTTATCTTGGCGCAGCGACCGTGCTTGCTCCCGATATCTGGCTCGATCCGCTCGGACCGTTGGTCAAGACCGTACCCGCGCTCTGCCTCGTCCTGGTGGCGCTGGCGATCCTGGAAGAGCGATGA
- a CDS encoding DUF2269 family protein, which yields MNLWADILRWVHVIGATVLFGTGAGIAFFMLMAQRTGRPEIVAHVAGTVVIADAIFTATAVVVQPITGALLAREIGWPLSQGWIVLSLLLYVVTGAFWLPVVWIQLRIRDLARQAARENAPLPDEEKRLFRIWFVCGFPAFAAVLAILWLMVTRPEIRL from the coding sequence ATGAACCTCTGGGCCGACATTCTGCGCTGGGTGCATGTCATCGGTGCAACGGTGCTGTTCGGCACTGGCGCTGGAATTGCCTTCTTCATGCTCATGGCGCAGCGTACCGGCCGGCCCGAGATCGTCGCCCATGTCGCAGGCACCGTCGTCATCGCCGATGCCATCTTCACCGCCACGGCTGTTGTGGTCCAGCCAATCACCGGCGCGCTTCTGGCCCGCGAGATCGGGTGGCCGCTGTCGCAGGGCTGGATCGTGCTTTCCTTGCTGCTCTATGTCGTAACCGGCGCGTTCTGGCTGCCGGTTGTCTGGATACAGTTGCGCATACGTGATCTGGCTCGGCAGGCGGCACGTGAAAACGCGCCGTTGCCGGACGAGGAAAAGCGCCTCTTCCGCATCTGGTTCGTCTGCGGTTTTCCAGCCTTTGCCGCGGTGCTTGCAATCCTCTGGCTGATGGTGACACGGCCCGAGATCAGATTGTAG
- a CDS encoding glutathione S-transferase family protein produces the protein MTKPVLYGADYSVYVRIARMALEEKGIDYELVPLDIFAADGIPAWFLERHPFGRIPAFEHDGFRLFETSAIARYVDEAFDGPALQPANARGRARMGQIIGMLDAYGYKSMVWDVAVERLEKERPDESLIASGLRQAETVLTVLTSLKAQRSWLLGEQLTLADLHAAPIIGYFVKVADGRELLARFADISDWYARIAARPSFAKTEKVG, from the coding sequence GTGACCAAACCGGTGCTCTACGGCGCGGATTACAGCGTTTACGTACGCATCGCACGGATGGCGCTGGAGGAGAAGGGTATCGACTACGAGCTCGTACCGCTCGACATCTTCGCCGCTGACGGCATTCCGGCGTGGTTTCTCGAACGCCATCCGTTCGGCCGCATTCCGGCTTTCGAGCACGATGGTTTCCGTCTCTTCGAGACCAGTGCGATCGCGCGCTATGTCGACGAGGCGTTCGACGGTCCGGCGCTTCAGCCGGCGAATGCGCGCGGCCGCGCCAGGATGGGCCAGATCATCGGCATGCTTGATGCTTATGGTTACAAATCGATGGTGTGGGACGTCGCCGTCGAGCGGCTGGAGAAGGAGCGACCGGACGAATCTTTGATCGCTAGCGGTTTGCGCCAAGCAGAAACCGTGCTCACAGTGCTGACCTCCCTCAAGGCCCAAAGATCCTGGCTGCTTGGCGAGCAGCTGACGCTGGCCGATCTGCACGCGGCGCCGATTATCGGCTATTTCGTCAAGGTTGCCGACGGGCGCGAGCTGCTGGCGCGGTTTGCTGACATAAGCGACTGGTATGCGCGCATCGCCGCTCGCCCGAGCTTTGCCAAAACCGAGAAGGTCGGTTAG
- a CDS encoding NADP-dependent isocitrate dehydrogenase, producing the protein MAKIKVANPVVELDGDEMTRIIWQFIKDKLIHPYLDLKLEYYDLGIEHRDATNDQVTIDSANAIKKYGVGVKCATITPDEQRVEEFKLKKMWKSPNGTIRNILGGTIFREPIIMKNVPRLVPGWTKPIIVGRHAFGDQYRATDFRFPGKGKLTIKFVGEDGQVIEHDVFDAPGAGVAMAMYNLDESIREFARASLNYGLLRNYPVYLSTKNTILKAYDGRFKDIFQEVYEAEFEAEFKAKKLWYEHRLIDDMVASSLKWSGGYVWACKNYDGDVQSDTVAQGFGSLGLMTSVLMTPDGKTVEAEAAHGTVTRHYRQHQKGEETSTNSIASIFAWTRGLAHRAKLDDNAELKRFAETLEKVCIQTVESGFMTKDLSLLIGPDQPWLSTTGFLDKIDENLQKAMA; encoded by the coding sequence ATGGCGAAGATCAAGGTGGCGAACCCGGTCGTCGAACTCGACGGCGACGAGATGACCCGCATCATCTGGCAGTTCATCAAGGACAAGCTGATCCACCCTTATCTCGACCTCAAGCTCGAATATTACGACCTCGGCATCGAGCACCGCGACGCCACCAACGACCAGGTGACCATCGATTCGGCCAATGCCATCAAGAAATACGGCGTCGGCGTAAAATGCGCGACGATCACCCCCGACGAACAGCGCGTCGAGGAATTCAAGCTGAAGAAGATGTGGAAGTCGCCGAACGGCACCATCCGCAACATCCTCGGCGGCACCATCTTCCGCGAGCCGATCATCATGAAGAACGTGCCGCGCCTGGTGCCCGGCTGGACCAAGCCGATCATCGTCGGCCGCCATGCCTTCGGCGACCAATACCGCGCCACCGATTTCCGCTTTCCCGGCAAGGGCAAGCTGACGATCAAGTTCGTCGGCGAGGACGGACAGGTGATCGAGCATGACGTGTTCGACGCGCCCGGTGCCGGCGTCGCCATGGCCATGTACAATCTCGACGAGTCGATCCGCGAATTCGCCCGCGCCTCGCTGAATTACGGCCTGCTGCGCAACTACCCGGTCTATCTGTCGACCAAGAACACCATCCTCAAGGCCTATGACGGCCGCTTCAAGGACATCTTCCAGGAGGTCTACGAGGCCGAATTCGAGGCCGAGTTCAAGGCGAAGAAGCTATGGTACGAACACCGCCTGATCGACGACATGGTGGCCTCGAGCCTGAAATGGTCGGGCGGCTATGTCTGGGCCTGCAAGAACTATGACGGCGACGTGCAGTCCGACACGGTCGCGCAGGGTTTCGGGTCGCTTGGCCTGATGACCTCGGTGCTGATGACGCCGGACGGCAAGACAGTCGAAGCGGAAGCCGCGCACGGCACCGTCACCCGCCACTACCGCCAGCATCAGAAGGGCGAGGAAACGTCGACCAATTCGATCGCCTCGATTTTTGCTTGGACGCGCGGTCTCGCGCACCGCGCCAAGCTCGACGACAACGCCGAACTGAAGCGTTTTGCCGAGACGCTGGAAAAGGTCTGCATCCAGACCGTCGAGTCCGGTTTCATGACCAAGGACCTGTCGCTGCTGATCGGCCCCGACCAGCCCTGGCTCTCGACCACCGGCTTCCTCGACAAGATCGACGAGAATTTACAGAAGGCGATGGCGTAA
- a CDS encoding RNA methyltransferase yields the protein MPVTKDPDNASAAGPAIILVEPQLGENIGMVARAMANFGLVELRLVNPRDGWPSEKARAAASRADHVIDAVTVFDDLASALADLNFVFATTARQRDGFKAVRGPVEAGRVLRARHGMGQRTGILFGRERFGLYNDEVGLADEIVTFPVDPDFSSLNIAQAALLMSYEWMKSGLEDETKTNFAGPDMKPASKEELHGLFAYLEGALEARGYFRPAPKKPKMVDNLRAVLTRAGFAEPELKVLRGIISSLDRFSPAMPRGDGSPGDDPRRLPAAAARARKAEVDRPPDANGDDNDKPPLGGKATDND from the coding sequence ATGCCCGTCACCAAAGATCCCGATAACGCTTCAGCCGCCGGTCCAGCGATCATCCTCGTCGAGCCGCAGCTCGGCGAGAATATCGGCATGGTCGCCCGCGCCATGGCCAATTTCGGCTTGGTCGAACTGCGCCTGGTCAACCCGCGCGACGGCTGGCCGAGCGAGAAGGCGCGCGCCGCCGCCAGCCGCGCCGACCATGTCATCGATGCCGTCACCGTGTTCGACGATCTGGCCTCGGCGCTTGCCGACCTGAACTTTGTTTTCGCAACCACGGCCAGGCAGCGCGATGGCTTCAAAGCCGTGCGCGGGCCGGTGGAGGCGGGCAGGGTGCTACGCGCCCGTCACGGAATGGGGCAGCGCACCGGCATCCTGTTCGGCCGCGAGCGCTTCGGCCTCTACAATGACGAGGTTGGCCTCGCCGACGAGATCGTCACCTTCCCGGTCGATCCTGATTTCTCCTCGCTCAACATCGCCCAGGCGGCCCTGCTGATGTCCTACGAGTGGATGAAGTCCGGCCTGGAAGACGAGACCAAAACCAATTTTGCGGGTCCAGACATGAAGCCGGCAAGCAAGGAAGAGCTGCATGGCCTGTTCGCCTATCTGGAGGGCGCGCTCGAAGCACGCGGCTACTTCCGCCCCGCGCCGAAGAAGCCGAAGATGGTCGACAATCTGCGCGCCGTGCTGACGCGGGCCGGCTTTGCCGAGCCGGAACTGAAAGTGCTGCGCGGCATCATTTCCTCCCTCGACAGGTTTTCGCCGGCCATGCCGCGCGGCGACGGCTCTCCCGGCGATGATCCGAGACGATTGCCGGCCGCCGCCGCGCGTGCACGCAAGGCGGAGGTTGATCGCCCGCCTGACGCCAATGGCGACGACAACGACAAACCGCCGCTGGGCGGCAAGGCAACCGACAATGACTGA
- the murI gene encoding glutamate racemase, protein MTERPILMFDSGVGGLTVLREARVLMPDRRFIYVADDAAFPFGAWEEPALRTHILNLFAKLLDRFAPAISVIACNTASTLVIDALRDRFPDHPFVGTVPAVKPAAERTRSGLVSVLATPGTVKRQYTRDLISKWAQKCHVRLVGSDRLAGLAEVYMREGFVDEEAVRAEIAPCFMEHDGLRTDIVVLACTHYPFLVNRMRKTAPWPVDWIDPAEAIARRALSLLPPLDGSPPQGEPDIAVFTSGKADFAVSRLMQGFGLSVRH, encoded by the coding sequence ATGACTGAGCGGCCGATCCTGATGTTCGATTCCGGCGTCGGCGGGCTGACAGTGCTGCGCGAGGCGCGCGTCCTGATGCCGGACCGGCGCTTCATCTATGTCGCGGACGATGCGGCCTTTCCTTTCGGTGCTTGGGAAGAGCCGGCGCTGCGGACCCACATACTCAATCTCTTCGCCAAGCTGCTCGACCGCTTTGCGCCGGCAATTTCCGTCATCGCCTGCAACACCGCCTCGACGCTGGTGATCGATGCGCTACGCGACAGATTTCCTGACCATCCCTTTGTCGGCACCGTGCCGGCGGTCAAGCCGGCGGCCGAGCGCACGCGTTCGGGTCTGGTCTCGGTACTGGCGACGCCGGGCACCGTGAAGCGGCAATACACACGCGACCTGATCAGCAAATGGGCGCAGAAATGCCATGTTCGCCTGGTCGGCAGCGACAGGCTGGCGGGGCTTGCCGAAGTCTATATGCGCGAGGGCTTTGTCGACGAGGAGGCCGTACGCGCCGAGATCGCGCCCTGCTTCATGGAACATGACGGTCTCAGGACCGATATCGTGGTGCTGGCCTGCACACACTACCCCTTTCTGGTCAACCGCATGCGCAAGACCGCACCCTGGCCGGTCGACTGGATCGATCCGGCCGAAGCGATTGCCCGGCGAGCCCTTTCGCTGTTGCCGCCTCTCGATGGATCGCCGCCGCAAGGCGAGCCCGATATCGCAGTATTCACCTCCGGCAAGGCGGATTTCGCCGTCAGCCGGCTGATGCAGGGCTTTGGATTATCCGTCCGCCACTAG
- a CDS encoding RNB domain-containing ribonuclease, whose protein sequence is MPFVTLDPAASTDLDQAFSIEVSGSDLLLQYAIADVAWFVADGDAIDLEAWTRGETLYLPDGKAGLYPPIIAEGAASLLSDGPRPAVVFTVRVAEDGAAALDGAERSIIQSRAKLAYESVQSSDLPFGFAELARRMAMNEKRRGASRVDPPEQEVERLADGTFRLSFRPLLQSEQDNAALSLATNMAIADAMLAHHTGLFRVMSEPDAFKVKRLRNAAQALGLSWPDSTSLRDYQQTLDPSDPQQAALMLEIRHASPGASYQPYQEGIVPWHEAMAATYAHATAPLRRLADRYVVRCALAIANGQPVPQAVIDAFARLPKVMGRADSRASQINHAAIDLAEAVMLKGREGETFKAVVTDFVDHGVRVQLSDMPVVAIVKATGIKQGDGLTLRLVLADPDRRSIVFEPV, encoded by the coding sequence ATGCCGTTCGTCACGCTCGATCCGGCTGCCTCCACCGATCTTGACCAGGCGTTCTCGATCGAGGTGAGCGGCAGTGATCTTCTGCTGCAGTATGCCATTGCCGACGTGGCTTGGTTCGTCGCGGACGGCGACGCAATAGATCTCGAAGCCTGGACGCGGGGCGAGACGCTGTACTTGCCGGACGGCAAGGCCGGACTCTACCCGCCGATAATTGCCGAGGGGGCGGCGAGTCTGCTGTCGGATGGACCACGCCCAGCGGTCGTCTTCACCGTTCGGGTTGCCGAGGATGGCGCGGCGGCATTGGACGGCGCGGAGCGGTCGATCATTCAAAGCCGCGCTAAGCTCGCCTATGAAAGTGTGCAGTCTTCCGATCTCCCGTTCGGCTTCGCCGAGCTGGCGCGGCGCATGGCGATGAACGAGAAGCGTCGTGGCGCTTCGCGCGTCGACCCTCCCGAGCAAGAGGTTGAAAGGCTGGCAGACGGCACATTCCGGCTTTCATTCAGACCTCTGCTCCAATCCGAACAAGACAATGCCGCGCTTTCGCTGGCGACCAACATGGCGATTGCCGACGCCATGCTTGCGCACCATACCGGGTTGTTCCGGGTGATGTCGGAGCCGGACGCCTTCAAGGTGAAAAGACTGCGCAACGCCGCACAGGCCCTCGGCCTGTCTTGGCCAGACTCCACCAGCTTGCGGGACTATCAGCAAACCCTCGATCCCAGCGATCCGCAACAGGCGGCGCTAATGCTGGAAATCCGACATGCTAGCCCCGGCGCGTCATACCAGCCCTACCAGGAGGGCATTGTCCCCTGGCATGAGGCAATGGCCGCAACCTATGCCCATGCAACCGCGCCACTCAGGCGATTGGCCGATCGCTATGTCGTGCGCTGCGCACTGGCCATCGCAAACGGCCAGCCCGTGCCGCAGGCCGTCATTGATGCGTTCGCCAGATTGCCGAAGGTGATGGGACGTGCGGATAGCCGCGCTTCGCAGATCAACCATGCGGCCATCGACCTTGCGGAGGCGGTAATGCTGAAGGGACGCGAGGGGGAAACGTTCAAAGCCGTTGTCACCGACTTCGTCGACCACGGCGTGCGCGTTCAGCTTTCCGATATGCCTGTCGTTGCGATCGTAAAGGCCACTGGGATCAAACAGGGCGACGGTCTTACGCTGAGGCTGGTCCTGGCCGACCCGGACCGACGCAGCATCGTGTTCGAACCTGTTTGA